A window of Tautonia plasticadhaerens contains these coding sequences:
- a CDS encoding GH3 family domain-containing protein, with translation MSRSPSSVSRIAGLSPVKAGVNLAIRAAARVAESSPAPDPASSQANQLRRLLSKARATRFGRDHGFESILRVRSDEGLVSAFRRAVPLRTYEQLWDDYLAASFPTLRDVTWPGMIPYFALTSGTTQGATKYIPVSREMLASNRNAAWAMVRAFMAHRPDSRLFRGKIFFLGGTTDLETPAPGVRQGDLSAIASLEVHEAIRPYTFPPVELAHETDWDRKLTRLVDDSRSEPITLISGVPSWLLMFFERLLGRTGKATVAEAWPTLEVVVHGGLKFDPYRASFDRILGGDHIALQETYPCSEGFVAFGDRRTGLLRPLLGNGLFLEFVPVDELDNPEPTRHWLGDVQAGINYAIVLSTCAGMWAHVVGDTVRFESLRPPLLSFTGRTKYTLSAFGEHLISEEIEGAMASAAEETGSVVLEWHAGPVFEGALGHHRLLVEFSRPPADLEAFRIALDADLSRRNADYAAHRTEGVGLPMPSVVAVRPGGFADWMRSKGKLGGQHKVPRMDGGGLLTSELVEFFRGSGAVSAELAAGPVPAPPG, from the coding sequence ATGAGCCGATCCCCCTCCTCCGTCTCCCGGATCGCCGGGCTCTCCCCGGTCAAGGCGGGCGTGAACCTGGCGATCCGGGCCGCCGCCCGGGTGGCGGAGTCCTCGCCGGCCCCCGACCCGGCCTCGAGCCAGGCGAATCAGCTCCGGAGGCTGCTGTCGAAGGCGCGGGCCACCCGGTTCGGCCGGGATCACGGCTTCGAGTCGATCCTCCGGGTTCGGTCGGACGAGGGGCTGGTCTCGGCCTTCCGCCGGGCCGTCCCGCTGCGGACCTACGAGCAGCTCTGGGACGACTACCTCGCCGCCTCGTTTCCCACGCTCCGGGACGTGACCTGGCCGGGCATGATCCCCTACTTCGCCCTGACCAGCGGCACGACCCAGGGGGCGACCAAGTACATCCCGGTCTCCCGGGAGATGCTCGCCTCGAACCGGAACGCCGCCTGGGCGATGGTCCGGGCGTTCATGGCCCATCGGCCCGATTCCCGCCTCTTCCGGGGGAAGATCTTCTTCCTCGGCGGCACGACCGACCTGGAAACCCCCGCGCCCGGCGTCCGCCAGGGAGACCTCAGCGCGATCGCCTCGCTCGAAGTGCACGAGGCGATCCGGCCCTACACCTTCCCCCCCGTCGAGCTCGCGCACGAGACCGACTGGGACCGCAAGCTCACCCGGCTCGTCGACGACAGCCGATCGGAGCCGATCACCCTCATCAGCGGCGTGCCGAGCTGGCTGCTCATGTTCTTCGAACGCCTCTTGGGGAGGACCGGCAAGGCGACGGTGGCCGAGGCCTGGCCGACCCTGGAGGTGGTCGTCCACGGCGGCCTCAAGTTCGACCCGTACCGGGCGTCCTTCGACCGCATCCTCGGCGGCGATCACATCGCCCTGCAGGAGACCTACCCCTGCTCCGAGGGGTTTGTCGCCTTCGGCGACCGTCGAACGGGCCTGCTCCGACCGCTGCTGGGCAACGGGCTTTTTCTCGAGTTCGTGCCGGTCGACGAGCTGGACAACCCCGAGCCGACCCGGCACTGGCTGGGGGACGTGCAGGCAGGCATCAACTATGCAATCGTCCTCTCGACCTGCGCCGGCATGTGGGCGCACGTCGTGGGCGATACGGTCCGGTTCGAGTCGCTGCGTCCCCCGCTGCTGAGCTTCACCGGCCGGACGAAATACACGCTCTCCGCCTTCGGCGAGCACCTCATCAGCGAGGAGATCGAGGGGGCGATGGCCTCGGCCGCCGAGGAGACGGGCTCGGTCGTCCTGGAGTGGCACGCCGGCCCGGTCTTCGAGGGGGCGCTCGGCCACCACCGGCTCCTCGTCGAGTTCTCCCGACCCCCGGCCGACCTCGAAGCGTTCCGGATCGCCCTGGACGCCGACCTGTCCCGGAGGAATGCCGACTACGCCGCCCATCGGACGGAGGGGGTCGGCCTGCCGATGCCCTCCGTCGTCGCGGTCCGCCCCGGCGGGTTCGCCGACTGGATGCGCTCGAAGGGCAAGCTCGGCGGCCAGCACAAGGTCCCCCGGATGGACGGCGGCGGCCTGCTGACCTCGGAGCTGGTCGAGTTCTTCCGGGGCTCCGGGGCCGTTTCGGCCGAACTGGCGGCCGGACCGGTGCCCGCCCCTCCGGGGTAG
- the olsG gene encoding ornithine lipid N-methyltransferase, with protein sequence MNLSLLFLGKFLRHGTAIASLAPSSPWLSRATVRNVDWDRARVLIELGAGTGPITRELVDRARPETRLIVLERDPDFVRVLRERFEPRPNLEIIEGDVRDLAAMLKDRGIDRVDNVISGLPVPSFPKDLQRDLIRNVSQILDPAGTYNQITELPWVYLRFYRSFFYEVRFAFEPRNIPPAGAYYCRGVRPID encoded by the coding sequence ATGAACCTATCGCTCCTGTTCCTCGGCAAGTTCCTCCGCCACGGGACTGCCATCGCCAGCCTCGCCCCCAGCAGCCCCTGGCTCTCCCGGGCCACCGTCCGCAACGTCGACTGGGACCGGGCCCGGGTCCTGATCGAGCTGGGCGCCGGGACCGGCCCGATCACCCGGGAACTCGTCGACCGGGCCCGCCCCGAGACCCGACTGATCGTCCTGGAACGCGACCCCGACTTCGTCCGGGTCCTCCGGGAGCGGTTCGAACCCCGGCCCAACCTGGAGATCATCGAGGGGGACGTCCGGGACCTCGCCGCCATGCTCAAAGACCGGGGCATCGACCGCGTCGACAACGTGATCTCCGGCCTCCCCGTCCCCTCCTTCCCGAAAGACCTGCAACGCGACCTGATCCGCAACGTCTCCCAGATCCTCGACCCCGCCGGGACCTACAACCAGATCACCGAGCTGCCCTGGGTCTACCTCCGCTTCTACCGGTCCTTCTTCTACGAGGTCCGGTTCGCCTTCGAGCCCCGCAACATCCCCCCGGCCGGCGCCTACTACTGCCGAGGGGTCAGGCCGATCGACTGA
- a CDS encoding alpha/beta fold hydrolase, translated as MKTNGRNFFNLPLALRSYRRSGPLVLVNGLAEQSESWFANRTSWSRHFDVKVPELLVYDGDDLHRHIDGGGEVTIGYLTDRLARYLDEFVQKPPYNLVGSSLGGQILLTYAARHPEKVNKLVLICPSGLHGDENLPVMEGVRRSDYDSLVRSVFHKAQFAGEELVEAIERKFRDRRWKKGVLRTLRGTVGHSVGDLLERVPHQTLLIWGLDDRVIADIPGSIRAAERMPRARQVAIPRCGHAPQIERAGLVNKLVVRFLKDKLVTIPPMLSPVRSRKARRAAAH; from the coding sequence ATGAAGACGAACGGGCGGAACTTCTTCAACCTCCCGCTGGCCCTCCGCAGCTACCGACGCTCCGGCCCCCTGGTCCTGGTCAACGGGCTGGCCGAGCAGTCGGAGAGCTGGTTCGCCAATCGGACCTCCTGGTCCCGCCACTTCGACGTCAAGGTGCCCGAGCTGCTCGTCTACGACGGCGACGACCTGCACCGGCACATCGACGGCGGCGGCGAGGTCACGATCGGCTACCTCACCGATCGACTGGCCCGCTACCTCGACGAGTTCGTCCAGAAGCCGCCCTACAACCTCGTCGGCTCCAGCCTCGGCGGCCAGATCCTGCTGACCTACGCCGCCCGGCACCCGGAGAAGGTGAACAAGTTGGTGCTGATTTGTCCCTCCGGCCTGCACGGCGACGAGAACCTGCCGGTCATGGAGGGCGTCCGCCGCAGCGACTACGACTCGCTCGTCCGTTCCGTCTTCCACAAGGCCCAGTTCGCCGGCGAGGAGCTGGTCGAGGCCATCGAGCGCAAGTTCCGGGACCGGCGCTGGAAGAAGGGGGTCCTCCGGACCCTCCGGGGCACCGTCGGCCACTCGGTCGGCGACCTGTTGGAGCGCGTCCCGCACCAGACCCTGCTGATCTGGGGCCTCGACGACCGGGTCATCGCCGACATCCCCGGCTCGATCCGGGCCGCCGAGCGCATGCCCCGGGCCCGGCAGGTCGCCATCCCCCGATGCGGCCACGCCCCCCAGATCGAGCGGGCCGGGCTGGTCAACAAGCTCGTCGTCCGTTTCCTCAAGGACAAGCTCGTCACCATCCCGCCGATGCTCTCCCCGGTCCGGTCCCGGAAGGCCCGCCGTGCGGCCGCCCACTGA
- a CDS encoding TIGR01777 family oxidoreductase: MRVFIAGGTGLIGTRLVGELRSRGDRPVVLTRRASGVGDREEFRGVELVQGDPTRPGDWQGAVDGCDAVVNLAGSNIFSKRWSAEVRRTIRESRVRSTEHLVDATRRASRRPSAFVLGSAIGYYGPTGDEELTESSPPGTDFMAEVCKEWEAAAGPASGDGTRLAIVRTGVVLARGEGALGVMTPIFKWVPGGAAPIGSGSVPFAPATGRQWFSWIHLADIVGIFLMALDRADALGPINGTAPRPVRNVEFGRALARVLHRPFLPVGPPDVALRVVLGGVAEAVTRGQRVLPGRATGLGYQFRFPEVNEALEDLLGSHRSARETPRPTSTA; the protein is encoded by the coding sequence ATGCGCGTCTTCATCGCCGGGGGGACCGGGCTGATCGGCACCCGACTGGTCGGGGAACTTCGATCTCGGGGGGATCGGCCCGTGGTGCTGACCCGCCGGGCATCGGGCGTGGGGGATCGCGAGGAGTTCCGCGGGGTGGAACTCGTGCAGGGGGACCCCACGCGGCCCGGGGACTGGCAAGGCGCGGTCGACGGCTGCGACGCGGTCGTCAACCTGGCCGGGTCCAATATCTTCTCGAAGCGATGGTCCGCCGAGGTGAGGCGGACGATCCGGGAGAGCCGGGTCCGGTCGACCGAGCATCTGGTCGACGCGACGCGTCGGGCGTCGCGGCGGCCGTCGGCGTTCGTCCTCGGCTCGGCCATCGGCTATTACGGACCAACCGGGGACGAGGAGCTGACCGAGTCGAGCCCCCCGGGTACCGACTTCATGGCCGAGGTCTGCAAGGAATGGGAGGCCGCCGCCGGGCCGGCCTCGGGCGATGGGACGCGGCTGGCGATCGTCCGCACCGGGGTCGTGCTGGCCCGGGGGGAGGGGGCGCTGGGCGTGATGACGCCGATCTTCAAGTGGGTCCCGGGCGGCGCGGCCCCGATCGGCAGCGGATCGGTCCCCTTCGCCCCCGCGACCGGCCGGCAGTGGTTCAGCTGGATCCACCTGGCCGACATCGTCGGCATCTTCCTGATGGCGCTCGACCGGGCCGATGCCCTCGGGCCGATCAACGGCACCGCGCCCCGGCCCGTCCGCAACGTCGAGTTCGGCCGAGCGCTCGCCCGGGTGCTCCATCGGCCCTTCCTGCCGGTCGGGCCGCCGGACGTGGCGCTTCGGGTCGTGCTGGGAGGCGTCGCCGAGGCGGTCACCCGAGGGCAGCGGGTGCTGCCGGGACGGGCGACCGGGCTGGGATACCAATTCCGGTTCCCCGAGGTGAACGAGGCATTGGAAGACTTGCTCGGGTCGCACCGCTCGGCTCGTGAGACGCCCCGGCCGACCTCGACGGCCTGA
- a CDS encoding serine/threonine protein kinase — translation MATSERSKSDSDVPAEFLRVLKRAGILSESRLADIRSKVLAGDYPIDSTEMARKLVKDRVLTEYQARRLLSNRPGGLIIGRYIILEKLGAGSMGRVYKAQHRMMNRISALKIIAPEISNNQRVVARFQREMRLVGKLNHPNIIQAFDADKDRGILYIAMEYVDGDSLGQRLRSKGVIPPETLAEYASQAALGLQHAHERGIIHRDVKPSNLLLGTQGVIKVLDLGLATLHEADEDAQFKTADGVAVGTIDYMSPEQACGRDVDPRSDLFSLGCTMYHLLTGRLPFPGNSPVERLGARITGAHVPIPSVKPETPRRLVEVMDRLLANSPGDRYGSAAEAAEALHSVFQKLPPSPARVPAPAEPAPTPPRPQPPQIKYVHVTPSYPAWFQPIARLAEGSAVGALLLLIGLLLLAFAAGVVVGFLI, via the coding sequence ATGGCGACCAGCGAGCGATCGAAATCCGATAGCGACGTGCCCGCCGAGTTCCTGCGCGTGCTCAAGCGAGCCGGCATCCTCTCCGAGTCCCGCCTGGCCGACATCCGCTCCAAGGTCCTCGCGGGCGACTACCCGATCGACTCGACCGAGATGGCCCGGAAGCTGGTCAAGGACCGGGTCCTGACCGAGTACCAGGCCCGTCGCCTGCTGAGCAACCGGCCCGGCGGCCTGATCATCGGCCGGTACATCATCCTGGAGAAGCTGGGGGCCGGCTCGATGGGGCGGGTCTACAAGGCCCAGCACCGGATGATGAACCGGATCTCGGCCCTGAAGATCATCGCGCCGGAGATCAGCAACAACCAGCGGGTCGTCGCCCGGTTCCAGCGCGAGATGCGCCTGGTCGGCAAGCTCAACCACCCGAACATCATCCAGGCCTTCGACGCCGACAAGGACCGGGGCATCCTCTACATCGCCATGGAGTACGTCGACGGCGACAGCCTCGGACAGCGCCTCCGGAGTAAGGGGGTGATCCCCCCCGAGACGCTGGCCGAGTATGCCTCGCAGGCCGCACTCGGCTTGCAGCACGCCCACGAGCGGGGGATCATCCACCGCGACGTCAAGCCTTCGAACCTGCTGCTCGGCACCCAGGGGGTGATCAAGGTCCTCGACCTCGGCCTCGCCACCCTGCACGAGGCCGACGAGGACGCCCAGTTCAAGACCGCCGACGGCGTGGCCGTGGGGACCATCGACTACATGTCCCCCGAGCAGGCCTGCGGCCGGGACGTCGACCCCCGGAGCGACCTGTTCAGCCTCGGCTGCACGATGTACCACCTGCTGACCGGCCGCTTGCCGTTCCCGGGGAACTCGCCGGTCGAGCGGCTCGGGGCCCGGATCACGGGCGCCCACGTGCCGATCCCGAGCGTCAAGCCGGAGACCCCGCGCCGACTGGTCGAGGTGATGGACCGCCTGCTCGCCAACAGCCCGGGGGACCGCTACGGCAGCGCGGCCGAGGCCGCGGAGGCGTTGCACTCCGTCTTCCAGAAGCTCCCCCCCTCCCCTGCCAGGGTGCCGGCCCCGGCCGAGCCGGCCCCCACCCCCCCCCGGCCGCAGCCGCCGCAGATCAAGTACGTCCACGTCACGCCGAGCTACCCCGCCTGGTTCCAGCCGATCGCCCGGCTCGCCGAGGGGTCGGCCGTCGGGGCGTTGCTGCTGCTGATCGGGCTGCTCCTGCTGGCCTTCGCCGCCGGGGTGGTCGTCGGGTTCCTGATTTGA
- a CDS encoding HAD family hydrolase: MSVAPDPQAALRGFAKTSDFFVGIDSDGCVFDTMEVKHKECFIPNIIRYFGLAAVSKYAREAAEFVNLYSKHRGINRFPALTETLDLLERRPEVSRRGVTLPRLQGLRGWIGRESKLGNPVLRAEVERTGDADLALCLEWSEAVNRTVEQIVRDVPPFPMVRESLDALKGRADVMVVSATPTEALTREWVEHGIDGHVGLIAGQELGSKKEHLGIAAVDRYERHRILMVGDAPGDRKAAEANGVLFYPINPGDEDRSWQRFHDEALPRFFEGSYEGEYMASRIAEFEALLPEHPPWTSAP; encoded by the coding sequence ATGTCGGTCGCCCCCGACCCCCAGGCCGCCCTCCGAGGGTTCGCCAAGACCTCGGACTTCTTCGTCGGCATCGACAGTGACGGCTGCGTCTTCGACACCATGGAGGTGAAGCACAAGGAATGCTTCATCCCCAACATCATCCGGTATTTCGGCCTCGCCGCCGTTTCGAAGTACGCCCGGGAGGCCGCCGAGTTCGTCAACCTCTACTCCAAGCATCGGGGCATCAACCGCTTCCCGGCGCTGACCGAGACGCTCGACCTGCTGGAGCGGCGGCCGGAGGTCTCGAGGAGGGGCGTGACGCTCCCCAGGCTCCAGGGGTTGCGAGGCTGGATCGGCCGGGAGTCGAAGCTCGGCAATCCCGTGCTCAGGGCCGAGGTCGAGCGGACCGGAGACGCCGACCTGGCCCTCTGCCTGGAGTGGAGCGAGGCGGTCAACCGGACCGTCGAGCAGATCGTCCGGGACGTGCCCCCGTTCCCGATGGTCCGGGAGTCGCTCGACGCGCTGAAGGGCAGGGCGGATGTGATGGTCGTCTCGGCCACGCCGACCGAGGCCCTGACCCGGGAATGGGTCGAGCACGGCATCGACGGCCACGTCGGCCTGATCGCCGGGCAGGAACTGGGTTCGAAGAAGGAGCACCTGGGGATCGCCGCGGTCGACCGTTACGAGCGGCACCGGATCCTGATGGTGGGAGACGCCCCCGGCGATCGCAAGGCGGCCGAGGCCAACGGCGTGCTCTTCTACCCGATCAACCCGGGGGACGAGGACCGATCCTGGCAGCGGTTCCACGACGAGGCCCTCCCCCGGTTCTTCGAAGGTTCGTACGAGGGCGAGTACATGGCCTCCCGGATCGCCGAGTTCGAGGCCCTCCTGCCCGAGCACCCGCCCTGGACCTCGGCCCCCTGA
- a CDS encoding diphosphate--fructose-6-phosphate 1-phosphotransferase, protein MPAPNVVVAQSGGPTCVINNSLRGIVETCFRLPGQFGTVFAGRFGIEGILKEELLDLSATPAEEIALLRTSPAAGGIGTCRYKLKPGQDEDFARVVEVLKAHDVGYFFYIGGNDSQDTAHKVAQLAHDRGLDLVATGVPKTIDNDLGDPEFTLLDHSPGYGSVARYMAQYIRQVNEENAGSSPADPVMVIQAMGRKIGFIPAAARLADPNREMPLQIYLAEAKVSLEQLGKNVVEALREFGRCIVVVSEGFDVGDLGASKDTFGHVQFSASQTTVAQVVTNYINSLDLPVPGKARFQIPGTDQRNAIAYASVVDLDEAYRVGCHAVAVARDDGNGYMATILRDRTRGGYSVTYDKVPLEQVAAKDRSFPERWLSSDRIDVTDEFVEYARPLIGSDWVSVPQVDGLARFARISQTLAPRRLPAYVPQTYRR, encoded by the coding sequence ATGCCCGCGCCCAACGTCGTCGTGGCCCAGTCCGGCGGCCCGACCTGCGTGATCAACAACAGCCTCCGGGGGATCGTCGAGACCTGCTTCCGGCTCCCCGGGCAGTTCGGCACGGTCTTCGCCGGCCGATTCGGCATCGAGGGGATCCTCAAGGAGGAGCTGCTCGACCTCTCCGCCACCCCCGCCGAGGAGATCGCCCTGCTGCGGACCTCCCCCGCCGCCGGGGGGATCGGCACCTGCCGGTACAAGCTCAAGCCGGGGCAGGACGAGGACTTCGCCCGGGTCGTCGAGGTGCTCAAGGCCCACGACGTCGGCTACTTCTTCTACATCGGCGGCAACGACTCGCAGGACACCGCCCACAAGGTCGCCCAACTCGCCCACGACCGGGGCCTGGACCTGGTGGCGACCGGGGTGCCCAAGACGATCGACAACGACCTCGGCGACCCCGAGTTCACCCTGCTGGACCACTCGCCGGGCTACGGCTCGGTGGCGCGCTACATGGCCCAGTACATCCGGCAGGTGAACGAGGAGAATGCCGGCAGCTCCCCCGCCGACCCGGTCATGGTGATCCAGGCGATGGGCCGCAAGATCGGCTTCATCCCCGCCGCCGCCCGCCTGGCCGACCCGAACCGGGAGATGCCGCTCCAGATCTATCTGGCCGAGGCCAAGGTGAGCCTCGAGCAGCTCGGTAAGAACGTCGTCGAGGCCCTCCGGGAGTTCGGCCGCTGCATCGTGGTCGTCTCGGAGGGGTTCGACGTGGGAGATCTCGGCGCCTCGAAGGACACCTTCGGCCACGTCCAGTTCAGCGCCAGCCAGACGACCGTGGCCCAGGTGGTGACCAACTACATCAATTCGCTGGATCTGCCCGTCCCCGGCAAGGCCCGGTTCCAGATCCCGGGGACCGACCAGCGGAACGCGATCGCCTACGCCAGCGTGGTCGACCTGGACGAGGCGTATCGGGTCGGCTGCCACGCGGTCGCCGTCGCCCGGGACGACGGCAACGGCTACATGGCGACGATCCTCCGGGACCGCACACGGGGGGGCTACAGCGTGACCTACGACAAGGTGCCGCTGGAGCAGGTCGCCGCCAAGGACCGCTCGTTCCCCGAGCGCTGGCTATCGAGCGACCGGATCGACGTGACCGACGAGTTCGTCGAGTACGCCCGGCCGCTCATCGGCAGCGACTGGGTGAGCGTCCCCCAGGTGGACGGCCTCGCCCGGTTCGCCCGGATCTCGCAGACGCTGGCCCCCAGGAGACTGCCGGCGTACGTCCCGCAGACCTATCGGCGCTGA
- the gnd gene encoding decarboxylating NADP(+)-dependent phosphogluconate dehydrogenase, protein MAASQTADIGLIGLAVMGENLVLNMEDHGFTVAVFNRTTSRVDEFVSGRAKGKKVVGCRSIEELVGALKRPRKIMIMVKAGAAVDAVIEQLSPLLEPGDILIDGGNTHHPDTTRRTRTLKEKGLHFIGTGVSGGEEGALKGPSIMPGGDPEAWPHVKPIFQSIAAKVDDGVPCCDWVGPEGAGHYVKMVHNGIEYGDMQLICEAYHLLHALLGFGADALHEVFSRWNSGPLDSYLIEITRDILGYRDPESGQPMVDLILDTAGQKGTGKWTVVSSADLGVPLTLIAEAVYARCLSALKDERVRASGILKGPAGEAFSGNVQQFADDVEMALYASKIISYAQGFALMRAMAQESGWTIENGNVALMWRGGCIIRSAFLGKIKEAFDRNPALDNLMLDPYFQGEIERAQAGWRRVAAVAVSHGIPIPAMGSALAYYDGYRSGRLPTNLLQAQRDYFGAHTYERTDRPRGEFFHTNWTGRGGTTSSTSYNA, encoded by the coding sequence ATGGCCGCTTCCCAGACCGCCGACATCGGCCTCATCGGCCTGGCCGTGATGGGCGAGAACCTCGTCCTCAACATGGAGGACCACGGGTTCACCGTGGCCGTCTTCAACCGGACCACCTCCCGGGTCGACGAGTTCGTCTCCGGCCGGGCGAAGGGGAAGAAGGTCGTCGGCTGCCGGAGCATCGAGGAGCTGGTCGGCGCCCTGAAGCGGCCGCGCAAGATCATGATCATGGTCAAGGCCGGGGCCGCCGTGGATGCGGTGATCGAGCAGCTCTCGCCGCTCCTGGAGCCCGGCGACATCCTGATCGACGGCGGCAACACGCACCACCCCGACACGACCCGACGGACCCGGACGCTCAAGGAGAAGGGGCTCCACTTCATCGGCACGGGCGTCTCCGGCGGCGAGGAGGGGGCGCTCAAGGGCCCCTCGATCATGCCGGGCGGCGACCCCGAGGCCTGGCCGCACGTGAAGCCGATCTTCCAGTCGATCGCCGCGAAGGTGGACGACGGCGTCCCCTGCTGCGACTGGGTGGGCCCCGAGGGGGCCGGCCACTACGTGAAGATGGTGCACAACGGCATCGAATACGGCGACATGCAGCTCATCTGCGAAGCGTACCACCTGCTCCACGCCCTGCTCGGCTTCGGCGCCGACGCCCTGCATGAAGTCTTCTCCCGCTGGAACTCCGGCCCGCTGGACAGCTACCTGATCGAGATCACCCGGGACATCCTCGGCTACCGGGACCCCGAGTCCGGCCAGCCGATGGTCGACCTGATCCTCGACACCGCCGGGCAGAAGGGGACGGGGAAGTGGACCGTCGTCTCCTCGGCCGACCTCGGCGTGCCGCTGACGCTGATCGCCGAGGCGGTCTACGCCCGGTGCCTCTCGGCCCTGAAGGACGAGCGGGTCCGGGCCTCGGGCATCCTCAAGGGGCCGGCCGGCGAGGCGTTCTCGGGCAACGTCCAGCAGTTCGCCGACGACGTGGAAATGGCCCTCTACGCCAGCAAGATCATCTCCTATGCCCAGGGTTTTGCCCTGATGCGGGCCATGGCGCAGGAGTCCGGCTGGACGATCGAGAACGGCAACGTTGCGCTCATGTGGCGGGGCGGCTGCATCATCCGGAGCGCCTTCCTCGGCAAGATCAAGGAGGCCTTCGACCGCAACCCGGCGCTCGACAACCTGATGCTCGACCCCTACTTCCAGGGTGAGATCGAGCGGGCCCAGGCCGGCTGGCGTCGGGTGGCCGCCGTGGCCGTCTCCCACGGCATCCCGATCCCGGCCATGGGCTCGGCCCTGGCCTACTACGACGGCTACCGCTCCGGCCGATTGCCGACCAACCTCCTCCAGGCCCAGCGTGACTATTTCGGCGCCCACACCTACGAGCGGACCGACCGCCCCCGGGGCGAATTCTTCCACACCAACTGGACCGGACGGGGCGGCACCACCTCCTCGACCTCGTACAACGCCTGA